From a single Lolium rigidum isolate FL_2022 chromosome 7, APGP_CSIRO_Lrig_0.1, whole genome shotgun sequence genomic region:
- the LOC124671270 gene encoding protein SDA1 homolog, translated as MRQHAPAYTPEAASASATGGAGERQSLPLLQGKMKRDPEGYETELRQLHRHFESSVFLFRQQAALSSSSSSSSSGGGGETAKELGDLALFLAHVAPFYPNDLADLPDQIGGLLDTNARALPSGLRVHLVQALILLVNRKIVDLEDTMELFMELQVIGDRAVKKLAFSHIVHSIRRMNQKHKDEAKNRKLQNILFTLVQGEEESRAKRAFTILCDLHRRRVWFDDRTANAICNACFHPSSRIMTAAISFLLGYENGEQEDDSDASSSEDEANINPNIILSKEDVYKANHKGTSASKKKKKAKLERVVRSMKRQQRKSTEETGSNYYSPLTYLKDPQGFAEKLFSRLQKCSERFEVRMTMLKVISRTIGLHHLVLLNFYPYLQRYVQPHQRDVTTLLAAAVQACHEMVPPDAVEPLFKQIVNQFVHDRSRPEAIAVGLNVVREICMRIPLLMNEDLLQDLVLYKKSHEKAVSIAARSLITLFREICPSLLVKKDRGRPINPTARPKAFGETTIATDVPGAELLAEDISLEGSDDESDAFDSDDEEVLPCTNDIQQSLKVSSNKLETHEDHKGEEEVSGEQDDTEEVDEDDSDDNMDDIEDDSDMDGGTDVSDEDDDEELNDDSENEDSDQAEDSDEEDKSKSSSSKVQKRKLSDYIGQLDAADASLRTLKRLAGAKKAETSMDSTDEAGRIFSDEDFKLIRERKAKQDARQALVQHGLSKGDTRSATFKLPSSDQLSMKRVDPSQLEAYIKRKMSKEERLEMVKAGREDRGKYQARAAIKQKKTGGSSNKQKQHQKKMPLAAKRAKAARSRQEKKTKAKHSGKQFRGRKAWK; from the exons ATGCGGCAGCACGCCCCAGCCTACACGCCGGaggcggcctccgcctccgccacgggcggcgcgggcgagcgGCAGAGTCTGCCGCTGCTGCAGGGGAAGATGAAGCGCGACCCGGAGGGGTACGAGACGGAGCTCCGCCAGCTGCACCGCCACTTCGAGTCCTCGGTGTTCCTCTTCCGGCAGCAAGCcgcgctctcctcctcctcctcctcgtcctcctcgggcGGCGGGGGGGAGACGGCCAAGGAGCTGGGCGACCTCGCGCTCTTCCTCGCCCACGTCGCCCCCTTCTACCCCAACGACCTGGCCGATCTGCCCGACCAGATTGGGGGCCTGCTCGACACCAACGCCCGCGCGCTGCCCTCGGGCCTCCGCGTGCACCTCGTGCAGGCGCTCATACTGCTCGTCAACCGGAAG ATCGTTGATCTGGAAGACACAATGGAGTTATTTATGGAGCTTCAAGTCATTGGAGATCGAGCTGTAAAGAAACTTGCATTTTCACATATTGTACACAGTATCAGAAGGATGAATCAGAAGCACAAGGATGAGGCCAAGAATCGTAAACTGCAGAACATCCTATTTACATTAGTACAG GGTGAGGAAGAGTCGAGAGCAAAGAGGGCTTTTACTATCCTATGTGATCTTCATCGTAGAAGGGTCTGGTTTGATGACCGCACCGCAAATGCTATATGCAATGCTTGTTTCCATCCTTCATCGAG GATTATGACAGCTGCTATCTCGTTCCTCCTTGGGTATGAAAATGGTGAGCAAGAGGATGATAGTGATGCATCAAGCAGTGAAGACGAAGCAAATATAAACCCAAATATTATACTTAGTAAAGAGGATGTTTACAAG GCAAATCACAAAGGCACTTCTGCTagtaagaaaaaaaagaaggcaAAATTGGAGCGTGTAGTGCGTAGTATGAAAAGGCAACAGCGTAAATCCACTGAGGAGACGGGCTCCAATTATTATTCACCCCTCACGTACTTAAAGGATCCCCAG GGTTTTGCTGAGAAGCTCTTCTCCCGGCTACAGAAATGCAGTGAGCGATTTGAG GTAAGGATGACGATGTTAAAGGTCATATCAAGGACTATTGGTCTGCATCACTTGGTTTTGTTGAACTTCTATCCATACCTTCAAAGATATGTTCAG CCTCATCAACGAGATGTAACAACTCTACTTGCTGCAGCAGTACAGGCTTGCCATGAGATG GTGCCTCCTGATGCTGTTGAGCCACTGTTCAAGCAGATTGTAAATCAATTTGTGCACGACCGTTCCCGTCCGGAG GCTATTGCTGTTGGTCTGAATGTCGTGAGGGAGATCTGCATGCGAATtccattg CTCATGAATGAGGATCTGCTCCAAGACCTTGTTTTATACAAAAAGTCCCACGAGAAGGCTGTTTCAATTGCTGCTCGATCTCTGATCACATTATTCAGGGAG ATCTGTCCTTCGTTGTTAGTCAAGAAAGACCGTGGTCGTCCTATTAATCCAACGGCTCGGCCAAAAGCATTTGGCGAAACCACTATCGCTACTGATGTCCCTGGAGCTGAGTTGCTAGCTGAAGACATTTCACTGGAAGGTTCAGATGATGAGTCTGATGCTTTTGATTCTGATGACGAGGAAGTGTTGCCATGTACAAATGACATCCAGCAAAGTTTGAAGGTTTCCTCAAACAAACTTGAAACACATGAAGATCATAAAGGGGAAGAGGAAGTATCTGGGGAACAAGATGATACAGAAGAAGTAGATGAGGATGATAGTGATGATAATATGGATGACATTGAAGACGACTCTGACATGGATGGTGGTACTGATGTATCtgatgaggatgacgatgaggagctCAATGATGATTCCGAGAATGAAGATTCTGACCAGGCTGAGGACAGTGATGAGGAAGATAAGTCAAAAAGTAGCAGTTCTAAAGTGCAGAAGAGGAAGTTAAGCGATTATATCGGACAACTTGATGCTGCCGATGCAAGCCTTCGAACTCTGAAGAGGTTAGCAGGAGCCAAGAAGGCCGAGACTTCAATGGATTCAACAGATGAAGCTGGTAGAATTTTCTCCGATGAAGATTTTAAGCTCATCAGAGAGCGCAAG GCGAAGCAAGATGCAAGGCAGGCTTTGGTTCAACATGGACTAAGTAAGGGCGACACAAGATCAGCAACCTTCAAGCTTCCATCCTCAGATCAGCTTAGCATGAAGCGCGTCGATCCATCGCAGCTTGAG GCGTACATCAAAAGAAAAATGTCAAAAGAGGAAAGATTAGAGATGGTGAAAGCTGGAAGAGAGGATAGAGGAAAATACCAGGCAAGAGCAGCTATTAAACAGAAGAAG ACTGGTGGCTCAAGCAATAAGCAGAAACAACACCAGAAGAAGATGCCTCTGGCAGCAAAGAGAGCAAAGGCGGCACGCTCTCGCCAAGAGAAGAAAACTAAAGCGAAGCACTCGGGAAAGCAGTTTAGGGGCCGGAAGGCTTGGAAATGA